The Podospora pseudopauciseta strain CBS 411.78 chromosome 2 map unlocalized CBS411.78m_2, whole genome shotgun sequence genome has a window encoding:
- a CDS encoding uncharacterized protein (EggNog:ENOG503NUVP; COG:G) has translation MAVFYLICLLLFQPAAYQSLKSLAEYFSSLSLIKCPVCCDDSGPFQNWTRYHAVDQLTTCDKPPHLSFAFSSPRPNVDNQENITTPFVVLSCSTNKGLTKKGAKNSTANIEVFSESVSDLQISGQKFAVIREIQASLLFNTSAATEQFDGSIRLVVNYGDTTLGVYIGGGLDMKGEALFQLEEFIALVQDRDDNTLTGLQLRGANRTAQYTMGVFLDTTADVALRLFRVQHALEAWSLSHCVVGLGQRESLKPSTFWLREPSRTALLNGTNSIGNWTTPVSPFNRAMAKTSSHVAECRTIQVASGDSCASLAQKCGLKNANDITKFKSTEALLCHTPSKSAHLLLGWYTARRSTKAYA, from the exons ATGGCTGTTTTCTATCTTATTTGCCTACTTCTTTTCCAACCAGCGGCATATCAAAGCCTAAAGAGCCTTGCCGAGtacttttcttctctttcgtTGATCAAATGCCCTGTTTGCTGTGACGACTCCGGTCCCTTCCAGAATTGGACTCGTTACCACGCCGTGGATCAGCTTACGACTTGCGACAAGCCACCACATCTCAGCTTTGCGTTCAGCTCACCAAGACCCAACGTTGACAACCAGGAAAATATCACCACACCTTTCGTGGTCCTCAGTTGCTCCACCAATAAAGG CTTGACCAAAAAAGGCGCCAAGAACAGCACCGCCAACATCGAGGTATTCTCAGAATCTGTTTCGGACCTTCAAATTTCTGGCCAGAAGTTCGCAGTCATCAGAGAGATCCAGGCATCTCTTCTCTTCAACACCAGCGCAGCAACGGAGCAATTTGACGGCAGCATTAGACTTGTGGTCAATTATGGAGACACCACATTGGGTGTGTATATTGGGGGAGGACTTGACATGAAGGGGGAGGCTCTCTTTCAGCTAGAAGAGTTCATAGCTCTCGTCCAGGACCGCGACGACAACACATTGACTGGTCTCCAGCTTCGTGGGGCTAACCGCACCGCACAATACACCATGGGAGTCTTTCTCGACACCACCGCTGATGTGGCACTGAGGCTCTTCAGGGTACAGCATGCACTCGAGGCCTGGTCCTTGTCACATTGTGTCGTGGGACTTGGTCAACGGGAGTCACTCAAGCCTTCCACATTTTGGCTGCGTGAGCCCAGTAGAACAGCCCTTCTCAATGGTACCAACAGCATCGGCAACTGGACGACGCCCGTTTCACCATTCAATCGCGCTATGGCAAAGACATCATCTCATGTGGCCGAGTGCCGGACGATCCAAGTTGCCTCCGGCGATAGCTGCGCATCTCTGGCCCAAAAGTGCGGGCTGAAGAACGCCAACGACATCACCAAGTTCAAATCCACAGAAGCACTTTTGTGCCACACTCCGTCCAAGTCAGCACACTTGCTGCTCGGCTGGTACACTGCCCGACGTTCGACCAAAGCCTACGCCTGA
- a CDS encoding uncharacterized protein (EggNog:ENOG503NUVP; COG:G), which yields MKVINNASPPSEFKRIGYFEAWSSANKKERPCLFMDATQIPTGYTHMHFAFGEVSSHFAVGVSKLKNQFDKFVKMRSFKRIIAFCGWTVSTDPSSFWISREGVKPGNREILATNIAKFVVDHDLDGVDLDWEYPGAPDLPDIPSADPLDGLAYLELLKLLRQKLPWTTVGDRCSRFLLVSQVISNWGDQQGR from the exons ATGAAGGTCATCAACAATGCTTCCCCTCCGTCAGAGTTCAAGAGGATAGGCTACTTTGAAGCCTGGAGCTCGGCTAACAAAAAGGAGCGGCCTTGCCTGTTTATGGATGCCACCCAGATTCCGACAGGATACACACATATGCATTTTGCCTTTGGGGAGGTATCCTCCCACTTTGCCGTGGGTGTCAGCAAGCTCAAAAACCAGTTCGACAAGTTTGTGAAGATGAGAAGCTTCAAGAGAATCATTGCCTTCTGTGGATGGACAGTGTCTACTGACCCAAGCTCATTTTGGATTTCTCGAGAAGGCGTCAAACCGGGCAACAGGGAGATTTTGGCCACCAACATCGCCAAGTTTGTCGTGGACCATGATTTGGATGGCGTGGATCTCGATTGGGAGTATCCAGGTGCGCCAGATCTCCCTGATATTCCTAGTGCCGACCCGCTCGATGGACTGGCATATCTGGAACTTCTGAAGTTGTTGAGACAGAAGCTTCCGTG GACAACAGTTGGCGATCGCTGCTCCCGCTTCCTACTGGTATCTCAAGTAATTTCCAATTGGGGAGATCAGCAAGGTCGTTGA
- a CDS encoding uncharacterized protein (EggNog:ENOG503NUVP; COG:G), producing MTYDLHGQWDFDSHWSSPGCPAGNCLRSHINRTETLNALSMVTKTGVSSTKLIIGITSYGRSFRMVDPSCTGPMCTFTGALSGAKPGRCARTTGYLANAEIQEILHYDKSSRTYYDEGIMSDILVYGSDWVADMNNYNKGRREALWKSMNFGGVSDWAIGLAEFLPNDVSQVPSLSMEEIKEDWANITCKHPYARNSSYRVSDRWKTLKVDEAWTHVVVKWDACAKSGMPFPVFVSRLLNDPDGMYCGSISSTNNCLATVECSDESERRPAAALLLSSFVKLAGIYYELYDGIQAAQVNLITTLSKFSSTFAPEQKADKSLTMTLNILSAGFGVLAGPVFAKAFSSGNFFSQNPGIGEKLESAVMKGVELGLAEAKEYAKKKNPCLVLFPMSFYPTHQTDLASQFNWIVMSWKEIVDITQRQAFSETKDGVSYLSSMMSNGKLLKVEPMNRFDTESAMVKVLYAFLIPHVWHLRAYSPVLIHAEWDCQKVGVDKFIWLQSGDKDVAKMCIDNPSALLSLPWRSNDDRPQLGQLVWRFGAESNAGLARHRDSRVSIDGWAKRSHVGINHADRHCKKRHAKWGNKGFDKLLDLFNGEHLNNLIEEVTNGDVKLLPGIMNILMCDPQTVFDN from the exons ATGACTTACGACTTGCATGGCC AATGGGACTTTGACAGTCATTGGTCCTCTCCAGGCTGCCCAGCAGGCAACTGTCTTCGCTCACACATCAACAGGACGGAAACCCTCAATGCACTTTCCATGGTCACCAAAACTGGCGTCTCATCAACCAAGCTCATCATCGGCATTACCAGCTATGGTCGGTCTTTTCGGATGGTCGACCCATCCTGCACCGGTCCTATGTGTACATTTACCGGGGCACTCTCCGGAGCAAAACCTGGACGTTGCGCACGCACCACCGGATATCTCGCCAATGCAGAGATTCAGGAGATTTTGCACTACGACAAGTCATCACGCACCTATTACGATGAAGGCATCATGAGTGACATTCTGGTATACGGATCTGACTGGGTTGCCGACATGAACAACTACAACAAAGGGCGTCGGGAGGCTCTGTGGAAGTCAATGAACTTTGGCGGCGTCTCAGACTGGGCGATCGGCCTTGCCGAGTTTTTACCCAATGATGTCTCTCAGGTTCCGTCACTGTCAatggaggagatcaaggaagaCTGGGCCAACATCACCTGCAAACACCCCTACGCGAGGAACAGCAGCTACAGGGTGTCAGACCGTTGGAAAACCCTCAAGGTTGATGAGGCTTGGACGCATGTTGTTGTTAAGTGGGACGCTTGCGCAAAGTCCGGCATGCCTTTCCCTGTTTTTGTGAGCCGTCTTCTCAACGATCCCGATGGCATGTACTGCGGCTCGATATCCTCCACAAACAACTGCCTTGCAACAGTCGAATGCAGTGACGAATCCGAACGCCGGCCGGCAGCAGCTCTCCTTTTGAGTTCATTTGTGAAGCTTGCTGGGATCTATTACGAGCTGTACGATGGAATCCAAGCAGCTCAGGTCAATCTTATCACGACACTGTCCAAGTTCTCGAGCACTTTTGCACCAGAACAAAAGGCGGACAAGTCTTTGACCATGACTTTGAATATCTTGAGCGCTGGCTTCGGTGTGCTGGCAGGCCCAGTCTTTGCGAAGGCATTTTCGTCTGGAAATTTCTTCTCTCAGAATCCTGGTATTGGAGAGAAGCTGGAGTCGGCAGTGATGAAGGGCGTAGAGCTTGGCCTGGCTGAGGCTAAGGAAtacgccaaaaaaaaaaacccct GTCTCGTCCTTTTCCCCATGTCCTTTTATCCTACACATCAGACA GATCTCGCATCACAGTTCAACTGGATTGTGATGAGTTGGAAAGAAATTGTCGACATTACACAACGCCAAGCCTTCTCTGAGACGAAAGATGGGGTTAGCTATCTCAGCAGCATGATGAGCAACGGCAAGCTGCTCAAGGTCGAGCCGATGAACAGGTTTGACACGGAATCCGCCATGGTCAAAGTCCTGTACGCCTTCCTGATTCCGCATGTCTGGCATCTCCGAGCCTACAGCCCTGTTCTCATCCACGCCGAGTGGGACTGCCAAAAGGTTGGGGTCGACAAGTTCATATGGCTCCAGTCCGGCGACAAGGATGTGGCGAAGATGTGCATCGACAACCCGTCAGCACTACTTTCTTTACCCTGGAGGTCCAACGATGATAGACCACAACTGGGGCAACTGGTGTGGAGGTTCGGAGCCGAATCGAATGCCGGTCTTGCCAGGCACAGAGACTCTCGGGTCTCCATTGATGGATGGGCAAAACGATCTCATGTGGGAATAAATCACGCAGATAGACATTGCAAGAAG CGCCACGCCAAGTGGGGAAACAAAGGCTTCGACAAGCTTCTGGATCTTTTCAATGGGGAACACCTGAATAACTTGATCGAGGAGGTCACAAACGGCGATGTCAAGCTTCTGCCGGGGATCATGAACATCCTCATGTGTGACCCTCAAACAGTCTTTGACAACTAA
- a CDS encoding uncharacterized protein (EggNog:ENOG503P56N): MQLTNLLVAIMATASAVSATCHTSGVTWNDKAAARRAITDACTKGRFSVTFGIQEKIFLCVNSGGKQKMEFWVQNKANSRRNWDDADCIHRLSREVDGCNQNKGGYSNVDNWYYRLGWMTRKWTTYGYGPGRFELPKPSTHIKPSTTLDPPISTHTLYSTHRDQK, translated from the coding sequence atgcagctcaccaacctcctcgtcgccatcatggccaccgcctccgccgtCTCGGCCACCTGCCACACCTCAGGCGTGACCTGGAACGACAAGGCGGCCGCCCGCCGCGCCATCACCGACGCCTGCACCAAGGGCCGCTTCTCCGTCACATTTGGCATCCAGGAGAAGATCTTCCTGTGCGTCAACTCTGGCGGCAAGCAAAAGATGGAGTTTTGGGTCCAGAACAAGGCCAACTCGCGCCGCAACTGGGACGACGCCGACTGCATCCACCGTCTCAGCAGGGAGGTTGACGGGTGCAATCAGAACAAGGGGGGTTACAGCAATGTTGATAACTGGTACTACAGGTtaggttggatgacaaggAAGTGGACCACATATGGATATGGCCCAGGTAGGTTTGAACTACCCAAGCCATCTACCCACATTaaaccctccacaaccctgGACCCCCCGATATCAACACACACTTTATATTCCACCCACAGAGACCAAAAATGa
- the utp13 gene encoding U3 small nucleolar RNA-associated protein 13 (COG:A; EggNog:ENOG503NUNT): MATRQAAKTTFEVGNVIQPIYTGGSVALENGARILASTLGENAVLTELTTGKNLAEIEGDGEPISTLAITPSGSHLIVCSRSLTMRIYALTVSPEFDSIETTLVRTSKPHATPVVVLAVDRTSTLLATGAADGAIKIWDIVGGYVTHTVSGPSVLISALHFFEIAATAADTTIDRRPKKGSRKNDQDDGTNGVDSKFRLAWGTQDGKVRIFDLHKRTATPVYSDAKRKREAHESNVQSIDYSPEQHALLTGSRDKTMTMWLWGENGWQGTPMLRHELVESVGFLNEGKWMYSAGESGLLRIWDSTTHQEITAKQDPKAEGEAILSTVYLPEKSLIVCAQADYTLALYQVPKAEDISASAGEFFWEPFRRISGTHDEIYDLVYLLRDQSMMALATNSEDIRIVSVKTDSGEEGGSYFGHDVALLKGHEDLVMSLDVDWSGHWVASGAKDNTARIWRVDSANNSFECYATFTGHLESVGAVSLPKVAPPEDSEAFKNPLDHPPAFLISGSQDRFVQKRLIPRPSQPFKETTSLRRLAHEKDINALDINPSGKLFASASQDKTVKIWDTERLEVQGILKGHKRGVWAVKFAPLHTPAIQGETGGAVSGKGVIVTGSGDKTIKLWNLSDYTCLRTFEGHSHNVLKVVWLHIPTVEEDPSRKNVHFASAGADSLVKIWDANTGETECTLDNHEDRLWTLAVHPKSNTIVSAGSDSKITFWKDTTSETQTAATEAATRLVEQEQELENYIHIGAYRDAIVLALQLNHPGRLLKLFTNVVTSPTPEAGSFTGLRAVDQVLASLSDEQLFLLLLRLRDWNTNARTAPIAQRILSALVRSYPADKFSGLSVKGARGQKSLKEVLNALKVYTERHYKRMEELVDESYLVEYTLREMDALAPSLKAVKEDGEGDVDMIEV; the protein is encoded by the coding sequence ATGGCCACACGACAAGCAGCAAAGACCACCTTCGAGGTTGGAAATGTTATACAGCCCATCTATACCGGAGGATCTGTTGCGCTCGAAAATGGCGCCAGAATCCTCGCCTCGACACTGGGCGAAAACGCGGTGCTCACCGAATTGACGACTGGAAAGAACCTGGCCGAGAttgaaggagatggcgaaCCGATTTCGACCCTGGCCATTACGCCTTCGGGGTCGCACTTGATTGTGTGCTCCCGGTCGCTGACGATGCGAATCTACGCCCTCACAGTCTCCCCAGAATTCGACTCGATCGAAACGACACTCGTCCGAACCTCGAAGCCACATGCCACCCCTGTGGTTGTGCTGGCCGTCGACAGAACAAGCACATTGTTGGCTACTGGTGCCGCCGATGGCGCCATCAAGATTTGGGATATTGTTGGAGGATATGTAACTCACACCGTCAGCGGACCGAGTGTTCTCATTTCAGCCTTGCACTTTTTCGAGATTGCCGCGACCGCCGCCGACACCACAATCGACCGAAGGCCCAAGAAGGGCTCGCGAAAGAACGACCAGGATGACGGCACCAACGGTGTCGACTCCAAGTTTCGGCTGGCCTGGGGCACACAAGACGGCAAGGTCCGCATCTTCGATCTTCACAAACGCACCGCGACTCCCGTATACTCCGATgcgaaaaggaaaagggaggCGCACGAGTCTAATGTTCAGAGCATCGACTACTCGCCCGAGCAGCATGCTTTGCTCACAGGCAGCAGAGAtaagacgatgacgatgtgGCTTTGGGGGGAGAATGGCTGGCAGGGAACGCCAATGCTGCGGCACGAGTTGGTGGAATCTGTAGGGTTCTTGAATGAAGGGAAGTGGATGTACTCAGCCGGAGAGAGCGGTCTCTTGCGGATATGGGACTCAACTACACACCAGGAAATCACTGCGAAACAAGACCCCAAGGCGGAGGGCGAGGCCATTCTTTCAACCGTCTACTTGCCAGAGAAGTCCTTGATTGTGTGCGCCCAGGCCGACTACACACTCGCCCTCTATCAGGTCCCGAAAGCAGAAGATATCAGTGCGAGTGCGGGAGAGTTCTTCTGGGAGCCGTTTAGACGGATATCCGGCACACACGACGAAATCTACGACTTGGTCTACCTTCTACGAGATCAATCCATGATGGCACTTGCGACGAACTCGGAGGATATTAGGATAGTATCTGTCAAAACAGATagcggggaggagggcggttCCTATTTTGGGCACGACGTTGCCTTGCTCAAGGGACATGAGGATCTCGTCATGTCACTGGATGTGGATTGGTCTGGTCACTGGGTGGCCAGTGGAGCAAAAGATAACACAGCCAGAATATGGAGGGTTGATTCTGCCAACAATTCTTTTGAGTGTTATGCTACCTTCACTGGTCACCTGGAGTCGGTGGGAGCAGTGTCTTTGCCCAAGGTTGCTCCTCCGGAAGACTCTGAGGCGTTCAAGAACCCTCTCGACCACCCTCCAGCATTCCTGATTTCCGGTTCTCAGGACAGATTTGTCCAGAAGCGACTTATTCCCCGACCATCACAACCGTTCAAAGAGACAACTAGTCTCAGGAGATTGGCGCACGAGAAAGACATTAACGCCCTGGATATCAACCCATCCGGAAAGTTATTCGCTTCTGCGTCACAGGACAAAACGGTCAAGATTTGGGACACAGAAAGGCTCGAGGTGCAGGGTATCCTCAAGGGCCACAAGAGAGGTGTGTGGGCGGTCAAGTTTGCTCCCCTCCATACTCCAGCCATCCAAGGCGAGACAGGTGGTGCTGTCTCTGGAAAGGGTGTCATCGTCACTGGCAGTGGTGACAAGACTATCAAGCTGTGGAATCTTTCCGACTACACGTGTCTTCGCACCTTTGAAGGACACTCCCACAACGTTCTGAAAGTGGTGTGGTTGCACATCCCCACAGTCGAGGAGGATCCCAGCAGGAAAAATGTCCATTTCGCTTCCGCTGGCGCTGACAGTCTCGTCAAGATCTGGGACGCCAACACGGGCGAAACAGAATGCACCCTTGACAACCACGAAGACAGACTGTGGACCTTGGCCGTGCACCCGAAAAGCAACACGATTGTCTCGGCTGGCTCCGACTCCAAGATTACCTTCTGGAAGGACACCACATCCGAGACCCagaccgccgccaccgaaGCCGCCACCCGGCTTGttgagcaggagcaggagttgGAGAACTACATCCATATCGGTGCCTACAGAGACGCCATCGTCTTGGCTCTCCAGCTCAACCACCCAGGCCGCCTGCTCAAGCTTTTCACCAACGTTGTCACCTCGCCTACTCCTGAAGCGGGTAGCTTCACCGGGCTGAGAGCTGTCGACCAGGTTCTTGCTAGCTTGTCAGATGAACAACTGTTCCTTTTGTTGCTGAGGTTACGAGACTGGAACACAAACGCGCGCACGGCACCTATTGCGCAGCGGATTCTCTCCGCGCTGGTGAGGAGCTATCCGGCTGATAAGTTCTCGGGCTTGAGCGTCAAGGGAGCGAGGGGGCAGAAGAGCTTGAAGGAGGTGCTTAATGCGCTAAAGGTCTACACGGAGAGACATTAcaagaggatggaggagctggtggatgaGAGTTATTTGGTGGAGTATACCTTGAGAGAGATGGATGCTCTGGCGCCGTCGCTGAAGGcggtgaaggaggatggggagggggatgtggacATGATCGAGGTGTAA
- a CDS encoding uncharacterized protein (EggNog:ENOG503P75Z) has product MGLLEPLISMALGRSPYDEVIFPNTSQQNEQDNEHDGYRQLYDERGRPINPETRRINRDVVRSHNEVMTVIGVAEPDNGPDDAHAMSSHRHNVYEDKWGKRLLNLGGVLDTACVWGVNGMRQRILLYKRYSRVPFKETFALARQDQSLAAHFLGGLPAFGLNAVIDRMVAPKVKEYPILGYASMYIRLHLVVYTTFQRFGIIPATELLPNWRFFIPGSSISPIVVPPLPTSLCPVGILKWIGGTLLGVAPLGGFFAYMIVYNHVAKFFRMKIISNLPLPSNPRPAKRRALQDITPLPPTFTLEIPPPVDQHPVVSGSSSTPQPTTAPTQQQQPEPTTRTAEVPPRRQSITTTTTPGAGIPLVADDYASEEEELEVSATLISFDVEAADSSNTLSGNFSSNPAETINSANPGIWSAELRPNPSENNRAAQASRERTFRDNKLRRLPAALATDVFAIGPSRLIMSPFAALCWTAMIRPYLARAGRWGELEGVNEVGLWGAFSWEGVSSLVGMELVLFNLMGSVWTVVSGLAWTVKMDEEEWEECGEGLRWEEQEGEEER; this is encoded by the exons ATGGGTCTTCTGGAGCCCCTAATCTCAATGGCTCTG GGACGATCTCCTTATGACGAGGTAATCTTCCCAAATACCTCCCAGCAAAATGAACAAGACAACGAGCATGATGGATATCGTCAACTATACGATGAGCGGGGTCGCCCAATCAACCCGGAAACCCGGCGCATCAACAGAGATGTCGTTCGGTCGCATAACGAAGTCATGACGGTGATAGGTGTCGCTGAGCCTGACAACGGCCCCGATGATGCTCATGCCATGTCCTCTCATCGGCATAATGTCTATGAGGACAAGTGGGGAAAAAGACTGCTCAATCTAGGCGGTGTTCTTGATACTGCCTGTGTCTGGGGCGTGAATGGCATGAGACAGCGCATTTTG CTATACAAACGATACAGTCGAGTGCCATTCAAAGAGACATTCGCCCTCGCCAGACAGGATCAATCTCTAGCTGCACACTTCTTGGGCGGCTTGCCAGCATTTGGCCTGAATGCAGTGATCGATCGCATGGTAGCCCCAAAGGTCAAGGAATACCCAAT ACTTGGCTATGCCTCCATGTATATCCGTCTCCACCTGGTTGTGTACACCACGTTCCAACGCTTCGGCATCATTCCGGCAACCGAACTTCTTCCCAACTGGAGATTCTTCATCCCCGGCTCAAGCATATCACCTATTGTCGTCCCACCACTGCCAACATCCCTCTGTCCAGTCGGGATTCTCAAATGGATAGGCGGCACCCTCCTCGGCGTTGCCCCCCTCGGTGGATTCTTCGCCTACATGATCGTCTACAACCACGTCGCCAAGTTCTTCCGAATGAAGATTATAAGCAATCTACCACTCCCAAGTAACCCGCGGCCGGCGAAACGCAGAGCGCTTCAGGATATcactcccctcccgccgACCTTTACACTCGAGATCCCTCCCCCTGTTGATCAACATCCCGTTGTCAGCggctcatcatccaccccaCAACCTACCACCGCACCcacgcaacaacaacaaccggaACCCACCACTCGCACCGCGGAGGTTCCCCCCCGAAGACAAAGCataacaaccaccaccaccccgggCGCCGGCATCCCCCTTGTAGCGGACGACTACGCCtcagaggaagaagagctAGAAGTCAGCGCAACCCTCATCTCCTTCGACGTCGAAGCAGCTGACTCTTCCAACACCCTCAGCGGTAACTTCAGCAGCAACCCCGCCGAAACAATCAACTCGGCCAACCCAGGCATATGGTCTGCCGAGCTCCGCCCCAATCCATCGGAAAACAACCGCGCCGCCCAGGCAAGTAGGGAGCGCACCTTTCGGGACAATAAACTGAGACGATTACCTGCTGCGCTGGCGACGGATGTGTTTGCTATTGGGCCGTCAAGGTTGATCATGAGCCCGTTTGCAGCGTTGTGCTGGACGGCGATGATTAGGCCTTACTTGGCGAGGgcagggaggtggggggagttggagggggtgaatgAGGTTGGACTTTGGGGGGCGTTtagctgggagggggtttcgagcttggtggggatggagttggtgttgtttAATTTGATGGGGAGCGTTTGGACGGTGGTGAGTGGGTTGGCGTGGACGGTGaagatggatgaggaggagtgggaggagtgtggggaggggttgaggtgggaggaacaggagggggaggaggagagatga
- the MHF1 gene encoding MHF histone-fold complex component (COG:S; EggNog:ENOG503P5SV) translates to MADQSEDEIRERLKTALWFSIGKIVDEESMRRNRNATPQFIGALADMVWSQIENVAIDLESFSRHANRTTVTTDDVLLLARRNQDLHSIVKDIVDKEKTRKLRAKAKGKGRA, encoded by the exons ATGGCTGATCAAAGTGAGGATGAAATCCGTGAG CGCCTGAAGACGGCCCTGTGGTTCTCCATCGGCAAGATCGTCGATGAGGAGTCCATGAGAAGGAACAGGAATGCCACGCCGCAGTTTATCGGTGCGCTGGCGGATATGGTATGGAGTCAGATCG AAAACGTAGCTATCGATCTGGAATCCTTCAGCCGTCATGCCAACAGAACAACAGTCACCACAGACGATGTCCTGCTATTGGCTAGAAGAAACCAAGACTTGCACTCCATCGTCAAAGACATCGTCGACAAGGAAAAGACGAGGAAGCTAAGGGCGAAAGCGAAGGGGAAGGGCAGAGCGTGA
- a CDS encoding uncharacterized protein (COG:U; EggNog:ENOG503P6S8): protein MDDLANLATTIGDRFTTNLKSTLDNMSPQKWIRVIIVAGAYLLLRPYLMKLGGRAQMASYEDEHAATEAEFAAKAKAKISPNELRGKVQIPEDTDSEGEDAEGGSTAADWGKKARRRQRDMIKKLLEAEERRLQESKEEEEDKDIEEFLIKD from the exons ATGGACgacctcgccaacctcgccaccaccatcggcgaccgcttcaccaccaacctcaagTCCACCCTCGACAACATGTCCCCCCAAAAATGGATCCGAGTCATCATTGTAGCCGGCGCCT acctcctcctccgcccttACCTGATGAAACTCGGCGGCCGCGCCCAAATGGCCTCCTACGAAGACGAGCACGCAGCGACAGAAGCCGAGTTCgccgccaaggccaaggccaaaaTCTCCCCCAACGAGCTCCGGGGCAAAGTCCAGATACCCGAAGACACAGACTCTGAAGGTGAAGACGCAGAGGGCGGGTCAACTGCCGCTGACTGGGGCAaaaaggcgaggaggagacagAGGGATATGATCAAGAAGCTGCTGGAGGCTGAAGAAAGAAGATTGCAGGAGagtaaagaggaggaggaggataaggaCATTGAGGAGTTTCTGATCAAGGATTAA